In Geopsychrobacter electrodiphilus DSM 16401, a single window of DNA contains:
- a CDS encoding DUF3373 family protein, producing the protein MQKFLTLLMVLLLLAPATVMAATVDQLQQQLDELSSRLDKAERKVATDRISFYGDLRVKADSTKQKVTVAQGMMTTAGFFALPKAEFDETNALLYTTRLRLGMKAHIADNMEFMGRLNMYKNWGDSTGAKVMDSWNAFTMDGTDGGNTNGDFLRVERAFFVWKDIADSPFYLSIGRRPSTYGAPANYRENELRGGTPSGHLVNFNFDGITIGYHLSDLTEVEGQTLRFCYGQGYESQYGNGTLYRETDVKDTHLGGFNFDVWNTDASWLQMTLFGVKDVSDGFKGLAVMPMGLAADGSNPLGYISRLQASTNIGDMILAGVGGGVSLMNGMNFFGSFGYTRTIANNNFNGMGFGGLLSDAAPIYDAATGAPTGNYAQDGVGKDHNGYSVYVGMQIPAPMGKLGLEYNYGSEYWIPFTQAQDDVLGSKLATRGHVGEVYYIFDINPRAFIKLGALYYDYQYTGSGSPVGKPQKVADVKDGKAYSAFPVVDTAVDVNLSMTVKF; encoded by the coding sequence ATGCAAAAGTTTTTGACCCTGTTGATGGTCCTGTTGCTGCTGGCCCCTGCCACGGTTATGGCAGCGACTGTTGATCAACTGCAGCAGCAGTTGGACGAATTGAGTTCTCGGCTTGATAAGGCCGAGCGTAAGGTCGCAACTGACCGGATAAGTTTCTACGGCGACCTGCGAGTTAAGGCCGATTCAACCAAGCAAAAGGTAACGGTTGCACAGGGGATGATGACCACCGCAGGATTTTTTGCCCTTCCCAAGGCTGAATTTGACGAGACCAACGCGCTTCTTTATACGACCCGTCTGCGTCTTGGGATGAAGGCTCACATTGCTGATAATATGGAGTTTATGGGCCGCCTGAACATGTATAAAAACTGGGGTGATTCGACTGGGGCCAAGGTCATGGACTCCTGGAACGCCTTCACCATGGACGGCACCGACGGTGGTAACACCAACGGCGATTTCCTGCGGGTCGAGCGGGCCTTTTTTGTCTGGAAAGACATTGCTGACAGCCCCTTTTATCTGTCGATCGGCCGTCGGCCCTCGACCTATGGCGCACCGGCCAACTACCGCGAAAACGAGCTGCGCGGCGGCACCCCTTCGGGCCATCTGGTCAATTTCAACTTTGACGGCATCACCATCGGTTACCACCTGAGCGATCTGACTGAAGTGGAAGGGCAGACCCTGCGTTTCTGCTACGGCCAGGGCTATGAGTCGCAGTATGGCAATGGCACTCTTTATCGTGAAACGGATGTCAAAGACACCCATCTCGGCGGGTTTAACTTCGACGTCTGGAATACCGATGCTTCCTGGCTGCAGATGACGTTGTTTGGGGTCAAGGACGTCAGCGATGGTTTCAAAGGGTTAGCGGTCATGCCTATGGGACTTGCAGCGGACGGCTCAAATCCATTGGGCTATATTTCACGTCTGCAGGCTTCGACCAATATTGGTGACATGATACTGGCAGGTGTCGGTGGTGGTGTCTCCCTCATGAATGGCATGAACTTCTTCGGTTCCTTCGGTTACACCCGGACTATTGCCAATAATAACTTTAATGGTATGGGCTTCGGCGGTCTCTTGTCGGATGCGGCGCCAATTTATGATGCTGCAACAGGGGCACCTACTGGAAATTACGCGCAAGATGGAGTTGGCAAAGATCACAACGGTTATTCGGTCTACGTCGGCATGCAGATTCCTGCCCCCATGGGTAAGCTGGGCCTGGAGTACAACTACGGTTCAGAATATTGGATTCCCTTTACCCAGGCACAGGACGATGTCTTAGGCTCCAAACTGGCAACTCGTGGTCATGTCGGTGAAGTCTATTATATCTTCGATATCAATCCGAGGGCCTTCATCAAGCTTGGTGCGCTTTACTATGATTATCAGTACACTGGTAGCGGCTCTCCGGTCGGTAAGCCACAGAAGGTTGCTGATGTTAAAGATGGGAAAGCTTACTCGGCGTTCCCGGTGGTTGACACCGCTGTGGATGTAAATCTGTCCATGACAGTTAAGTTTTAA
- a CDS encoding c-type cytochrome → MKLMKVLIVMMVVVFACTAVFAAEGGNSRKGKYLYKKNCKVCHVSGAEGGELTPLSKTQKQWDRFFNEDKHKKSPEVMKKFSEKDLKDINQFLFDHAVDSDQPETCG, encoded by the coding sequence ATGAAATTGATGAAGGTTCTGATCGTGATGATGGTGGTGGTTTTTGCTTGCACAGCAGTCTTTGCTGCAGAGGGCGGTAACTCGCGTAAAGGCAAATATCTCTACAAGAAAAATTGCAAAGTCTGTCATGTCTCCGGTGCCGAGGGTGGAGAGCTAACCCCGCTGTCGAAAACCCAGAAACAGTGGGATCGCTTCTTTAACGAGGACAAACACAAGAAAAGTCCCGAGGTCATGAAAAAGTTTTCCGAAAAGGATCTGAAGGATATCAATCAGTTCCTGTTTGACCACGCTGTTGACTCAGACCAACCTGAAACCTGCGGCTGA
- a CDS encoding TorD/DmsD family molecular chaperone, with protein sequence MDNMLENYQRQELYRFFARIFSYPDISLIGDLSDEVAAAATLLSSHPPQLNALPDLVELQTGYTELFISRLGGVPAPPYGSVYLEKEGQLMGQTTLCVLSAYEGEGLNHEEGGEPPDFIATEMEFLYFLVGKEIDALSRNDLEAAHSLRQKQVDFCHSLLQPWVYPFCQRILRVESAHQVYRWSAEILMLFCQHEEELCDVS encoded by the coding sequence ATGGACAACATGCTTGAGAATTATCAACGCCAGGAGCTGTATCGGTTTTTTGCGAGAATATTCAGCTACCCTGATATTTCTCTGATTGGAGATTTATCTGATGAGGTTGCCGCGGCGGCCACCCTTCTTTCATCTCACCCCCCGCAGTTGAACGCTCTCCCGGATCTGGTTGAACTGCAAACTGGTTATACTGAACTTTTTATCAGCCGACTGGGCGGCGTCCCGGCACCCCCTTATGGTTCGGTTTATCTCGAAAAAGAGGGGCAGTTGATGGGGCAAACAACACTTTGCGTTTTGAGCGCTTACGAAGGAGAGGGTTTGAACCATGAGGAAGGTGGTGAACCCCCCGATTTTATTGCGACCGAAATGGAGTTTCTCTACTTTCTGGTAGGGAAGGAGATCGATGCCTTGTCGCGCAATGACCTTGAGGCAGCTCATAGCTTACGTCAGAAACAGGTCGATTTCTGTCATTCCTTGCTGCAGCCCTGGGTTTATCCGTTTTGCCAGCGAATTCTGCGGGTCGAGAGTGCCCACCAGGTTTACCGTTGGTCGGCAGAGATTTTGATGCTGTTTTGTCAACATGAAGAAGAACTCTGCGATGTAAGTTGA
- a CDS encoding sigma 54-interacting transcriptional regulator yields MSLPFLGDRKLFEQLPQAALLLDLQGMVLAANKQACSLFQADEASLRGRHADEATGFSVLSESGPLAEIVKQGKGLHRLETEGIGDGLPLIVELTPLFGDEGSCVALLESFRQAPVIHEMSARLQKKQASLQAETERSKALVNSIADGIYTVDTSMRITAFSRSLERMTGFAEEEVLGACCRDVLKTSVCDVDCPLRWTLENEKPIQNCRATLVSRVGGNIPAFISSDLLRDSDGKISGCIGIVRDRSEVEKLKKRLGDSLSFSDFVGKSKTMAELFELADNVAATEATVLIQGESGTGKEIMARTIHYRSERRNKPFVRVNCAALTDSLLESELFGHDRGAFTGAIRDKPGRFELAEGGTLFLDEIGDTSFALQAKLLRAVQEREFERVGGVKTLKADVRVIAATNKDLRKEVAQGLFREDLYYRLCVVPLHLPPLRERKEDIPLLVEFFIEKFNARGERIQEISTRAMALMMEYNWPGNVRELENAVEHAYVTSTSGRIERRFLPVQMQGYITKATNIADDSEGGEQRELQQVLERCRWQKSAAADALGISRTTLWRRMKNAGLV; encoded by the coding sequence ATGTCCCTCCCTTTTCTGGGTGATCGCAAGCTGTTTGAACAACTCCCGCAAGCAGCACTCCTTCTTGACCTGCAGGGGATGGTGCTCGCGGCTAACAAGCAGGCCTGTAGCTTGTTTCAGGCTGATGAGGCGTCGTTGCGCGGTCGGCATGCGGATGAGGCGACGGGGTTTTCGGTTCTGTCCGAGAGTGGCCCCCTCGCCGAAATTGTCAAACAGGGGAAAGGTCTGCATCGTCTGGAAACGGAAGGGATCGGGGACGGTCTGCCTTTGATCGTCGAGTTGACGCCGCTCTTCGGGGATGAGGGCTCTTGTGTGGCACTGCTGGAATCCTTTCGTCAGGCGCCGGTGATTCATGAAATGTCGGCCCGTCTGCAAAAGAAACAGGCGAGTCTGCAGGCTGAGACGGAGCGTTCGAAGGCACTGGTCAATTCAATCGCTGACGGTATTTATACGGTTGATACTTCCATGCGGATTACGGCCTTTTCGCGCAGCCTTGAGCGGATGACCGGCTTTGCAGAGGAGGAAGTTCTTGGTGCCTGTTGTCGCGACGTTCTGAAAACCAGCGTGTGTGACGTCGATTGTCCGCTGCGCTGGACGCTTGAGAATGAGAAACCGATTCAAAATTGTCGCGCCACTCTTGTCAGTCGGGTCGGTGGCAACATCCCTGCCTTTATCTCTTCCGACCTGTTACGAGATTCCGATGGAAAGATCAGCGGTTGTATCGGGATTGTGCGCGATCGGTCCGAGGTTGAAAAACTAAAAAAACGTTTAGGGGATAGTCTCTCTTTTAGTGATTTTGTCGGCAAAAGCAAGACGATGGCCGAGCTCTTTGAGCTGGCGGACAATGTGGCCGCCACCGAGGCAACGGTGCTGATTCAAGGTGAGAGCGGCACCGGCAAAGAGATTATGGCACGGACCATTCACTACCGTTCCGAACGCCGGAATAAGCCTTTTGTGCGGGTCAACTGTGCCGCATTGACCGACAGTTTGCTTGAAAGCGAACTGTTTGGCCATGACAGGGGAGCCTTTACCGGGGCGATTCGTGACAAGCCGGGGCGTTTTGAACTGGCTGAGGGCGGCACACTGTTTCTGGACGAGATCGGAGATACCTCCTTCGCCTTGCAAGCCAAGCTGTTACGCGCTGTGCAAGAACGTGAATTTGAGCGTGTCGGTGGGGTCAAGACCCTTAAGGCGGATGTGCGAGTGATCGCGGCGACCAACAAGGATCTGCGCAAAGAGGTCGCACAGGGGCTTTTTCGTGAGGACCTTTACTATCGACTGTGTGTCGTTCCGCTGCATCTTCCGCCCTTGCGGGAGCGGAAAGAAGATATTCCGTTGTTGGTGGAGTTCTTTATCGAAAAATTTAATGCCCGCGGCGAGCGAATCCAGGAAATTTCAACCCGCGCCATGGCGCTGATGATGGAATACAATTGGCCTGGAAATGTGCGGGAACTTGAAAATGCGGTGGAACATGCCTATGTCACCAGTACTTCAGGGCGAATCGAACGCCGCTTCCTGCCGGTTCAGATGCAGGGATATATAACCAAAGCGACAAATATTGCCGATGACTCTGAAGGGGGTGAGCAGCGCGAGTTGCAGCAGGTCCTTGAGCGTTGTCGCTGGCAAAAAAGTGCGGCAGCTGATGCGCTTGGGATCAGTCGCACGACCCTGTGGCGCCGTATGAAGAATGCGGGTCTGGTCTAG
- a CDS encoding C40 family peptidase: MLRSQWALTACCFLFCFLLLLPGCGPSSILLSPPGDVTGSGDPIAGLIVTQPAAGETTTLETMQFSIQVGAFSEVQNAARFEKELEAKGLDAYYFRDSDNLYKVRFGNYAQYPAARGQAELLQRKGVIARFFVVIPESYPAAQIRRSGRGSLRDELVRTARKFIGVPYLWGGETQRGFDCSGLTLVCYRINGLNLPRNSRAQYDKGVKISMAQLQKGDLVFFATHGGNRVTHVGIYAGAGQFIHAPRTGKTVRLANLSSKYWSNAYVGGRSYL; encoded by the coding sequence ATGTTGCGGTCTCAATGGGCCCTCACTGCTTGTTGTTTTTTATTTTGTTTTCTATTGCTGTTGCCAGGCTGTGGGCCATCATCCATTTTATTATCTCCGCCGGGGGATGTGACGGGTTCGGGCGATCCGATAGCCGGGCTGATTGTCACGCAGCCTGCCGCAGGAGAGACCACCACACTGGAAACGATGCAATTCAGCATTCAGGTCGGGGCCTTTTCGGAGGTTCAGAATGCTGCGAGATTTGAAAAGGAGCTTGAGGCCAAAGGGCTTGATGCCTACTATTTTCGTGATTCTGATAACCTGTACAAAGTTCGTTTTGGAAATTATGCGCAATACCCTGCCGCCCGGGGACAGGCGGAACTGTTGCAGCGCAAGGGGGTGATCGCGCGTTTTTTTGTCGTGATCCCGGAAAGTTATCCCGCGGCGCAAATCAGGCGGAGCGGTCGCGGAAGTTTACGGGATGAACTGGTGAGGACCGCGCGTAAATTTATCGGCGTCCCCTATCTATGGGGGGGGGAGACCCAGCGGGGTTTTGATTGCAGCGGACTGACCCTGGTCTGCTATCGTATTAATGGTTTAAATCTGCCACGGAATTCAAGAGCTCAATACGACAAAGGGGTTAAGATTTCCATGGCTCAACTGCAGAAAGGGGATCTGGTCTTTTTTGCGACCCACGGTGGTAATCGGGTGACGCATGTCGGAATTTATGCCGGTGCTGGCCAATTTATTCATGCGCCGCGGACTGGCAAGACGGTGCGACTCGCGAACCTCTCCTCAAAATACTGGTCAAATGCCTACGTTGGCGGGCGAAGTTATTTGTGA
- a CDS encoding thiol-disulfide oxidoreductase DCC family protein has protein sequence MTNSSKFPLQVFYDGSCGVCSREMMIYQRRECTDRLHFIDISAPDFNAAEHGRSRAQFIQELHVRDSAGEFHTGVAAFSQIWSAFPDSPLYSLLEWTVGLPGIHQAADLGYATFAKFRHLLPKTDCRDGSCGLH, from the coding sequence ATGACAAACAGCTCGAAGTTTCCGCTGCAGGTCTTCTACGACGGCAGTTGCGGAGTGTGCAGCCGCGAAATGATGATCTACCAGCGGCGTGAGTGCACAGACCGCCTGCATTTTATCGATATCAGCGCCCCCGACTTCAACGCCGCCGAGCATGGGCGCAGCCGCGCTCAGTTTATACAAGAATTGCATGTCCGCGATTCAGCAGGGGAGTTCCATACCGGCGTGGCCGCGTTTAGCCAAATCTGGAGTGCCTTTCCCGACTCACCGCTCTACAGCCTGCTCGAATGGACGGTCGGTCTGCCGGGAATTCACCAGGCCGCCGACCTCGGCTACGCCACCTTCGCCAAATTCCGGCACCTGTTGCCTAAAACTGACTGTCGCGACGGCAGTTGTGGATTACACTGA
- a CDS encoding RT0821/Lpp0805 family surface protein — MKKSIIALSLFTMIIAGCVSQPGQREQMGTLLGAGTGALVGSQMGSGTGRLVAVAIGTLAGALIGQDVGRTLDAADRMAMEQNAQYALEHAPTNAATPWRNPDSGNSGNIIPIETYKAKTGEYCREYQQTVRIGGEVQKAYGTACRQPDGSWKIIR, encoded by the coding sequence ATGAAGAAATCAATAATCGCCCTTTCACTTTTCACCATGATTATAGCTGGTTGCGTCTCGCAACCGGGCCAGAGAGAACAGATGGGAACATTGTTGGGCGCCGGGACTGGCGCCCTGGTTGGCTCCCAAATGGGGAGTGGCACGGGACGCCTGGTGGCCGTCGCCATCGGCACCCTGGCGGGCGCCCTGATCGGGCAGGATGTGGGACGCACCCTGGATGCGGCCGACCGCATGGCAATGGAGCAGAATGCCCAATATGCGCTGGAGCATGCACCGACCAACGCCGCGACCCCCTGGCGCAATCCCGATTCTGGCAACAGCGGGAATATCATCCCGATTGAAACCTACAAGGCCAAAACCGGAGAATACTGCCGGGAATACCAACAGACCGTCAGGATTGGTGGCGAGGTGCAGAAAGCCTACGG